A genomic window from Quercus lobata isolate SW786 chromosome 10, ValleyOak3.0 Primary Assembly, whole genome shotgun sequence includes:
- the LOC115962958 gene encoding uncharacterized protein LOC115962958 codes for MGFGIGALRTLIRPLSRTLTSRSSTTTPFSSTFTSPKSVLHREAPFPWFPIANHLHSLTDTRFPKRRPMDKPRRKRASTKPPGPYAWVQYTPGEPILPNRPNEGSVKRRNEKKRLRQRRAFILAEKKKRKAQLQEANRKKNIKRVERKMAAVARERAWAQRLAELQQLEEEKKKSMA; via the exons atgGGATTTGGAATTGGAGCTCTAAGAACCCTAATTCGACCGTTATCAAGAACCCTAACTTCCCGATCCTCCACTACGACACCGTTTTCTTCCACATTCACATCCCCTAAATCCGTACTTCACCGCGAAGCCCCATTTCCATGGTTTCCGATCGCCAACCATTTGCACAGCTTGACAGACACTCGGTTCCCAAAGAGACGGCCCATGGATAAGCCTCGCCGCAAAAGAGCCAGCACAAAACCACCAG GGCCGTATGCTTGGGTTCAGTACACACCAGGCGAGCCCATACTTCCCAATAGACCCAATGAAGGAAGTGTCAAAAGAAGGAATGAGAAAAAACGTTTGAGGCAGCGTCGTGCTTTTATATTG GCAGAAAAAAAGAAACGGAAGGCTCAGTTGCAGGAGGCTAATAGGAAGAAGAACATAAAGAGGGTAGAGCGTAAAATGGCTGCTGTGGCAAGGGAAAGAGCATGGGCTCAAAGACTGGCAGAACTGCAGCAGCttgaggaagagaagaaaaaatccATGGCTTAA
- the LOC115962687 gene encoding 3-epi-6-deoxocathasterone 23-monooxygenase CYP90C1-like — MEWIIGCWVLIGIVIGWYWLKEKKLEKRGVPKGSLGWPFIGETLDFIACGYSSKPVNFMDKRKSLYGKVFRTNILGTPIIVSTDTEVNKVVLLNQGNIFIPAYPKSVRELFGKNSILHTNGSPHKRMHALILGFLRSAPLKARVTKVFENSVKLSLATWKDKNPIYVQNESKKLTFDVLVNTLTSVGPGENLNFLRSDFQEFIKGLICLPINLPGTRFYKSLKAKERLMKRMMTILQKRKESMNFTDEKAPINDAVDLLLRDSSESSEKQSLPLDSISGNIIEMMIPGDETMVTAMTLAVKFLSDSPVALQKLVEENMELKKRKTDSGEDYAWSEYMSLQFTQNVISETLRMANIINGVWRKALKDVEIKGYSIPQGWCVLASFISVHMNEDNYENPYQFNPWRWEKVEATVNNNFFTPFGGGQRLCPGLEYSRLQLSIFLHHLVTTYRWVAQQDEIVYFPTVKMKRKLPITVTSINTTP; from the exons ATGGAATGGATTATTGGGTGTTGGGTTTTGATAGGTATAGTTATAGGATGGTATTGGCTTAAGGAGAAGAAGTTAGAAAAGCGTGGGGTTCCAAAAGGGAGCTTAGGTTGGCCTTTCATAGGAGAAACTCTTGACTTCATTGCGTGTGGCTACAGCTCTAAACCTGTTAACTTCATGGACAAACGCAAATCTTT GTATGGGAAGGTGTTCAGAACAAACATATTGGGAACACCCATCATAGTTTCCACTGATACGGAAGTGAACAAAGTGGTGTTACTGAACCAGGGCAACATATTTATCCCTGCATATCCCAAATCCGTCAGAGaattatttggaaaaaattctATACTCCACACTAATGGAAGTCCTCATAAGAGAATGCATGCACTGATCCTAGGGTTCCTGAGATCCGCACCACTCAAAGCCCGTGTTACCAAAGTCTTTGAAAACTCTGTAAAACTCTCCCTTGCTACTTGGAAAGACAAAAACCCGATATACGTCCAAAATGAATCCAAAAAG CTTACGTTTGACGTTTTGGTTAATACATTGACAAGCGTGGGTCCAGGAGAAAATTTGAACTTTCTGAGAAGTGATTTTCAAGAATTCATCAAAGGGTTGATTTGTTTACCTATTAACCTCCCTGGAACAAGGTTCTATAAATCTCTCAAG GCCAAGGAGAGGTTGATGAAGAGGATGATGACGATATTacagaagagaaaagagagcaTGAATTTTACAGACGAGAAAGCTCCAATAAATGATGCAGTGGACTTGCTGTTACGGGATAGTAGTGAATCAAGCGAGAAGCAAAGCCTGCCGTTGGATTCCATCTCTGGAAATATCATAGAGATGATGATCCCTGGAGATGAAACCATGGTCACCGCTATGACCCTTGCTGTCAAATTCCTCAGTGACTCCCCTGTTGCTCTACAAAAATTAGTG GAGGAGAACATGGAACTGAAGAAGCGAAAGACTGATTCCGGTGAAGATTATGCTTGGTCTGAGTACATGTCCTTGCAATTTACTCAAAAT gTGATTAGTGAAACTCTTAGAATGGCAAATATCATCAATGGGGTCTGGAGGAAAGCACTCAAGGACGTAGAAATCAAAG GTTACTCCATACCACAAGGATGGTGTGTCCTGGCATCTTTTATTTCTGTTCACATGAATGAAGACAACTATGAAAACCCATATCAGTTTAATCCATGGAGGTGGGAG AAAGTGGAAGCTACCGTTAACAACAATTTCTTTACACCTTTCGGTGGTGGACAAAGGCTATGCCCTGGATTAGAATATTCCAGGCTTCAACTATCAATATTTCTTCATCATCTTGTCACTACTTACAG ATGGGTAGCTCAACAGGATGAAATTGTTTACTTTCCAACTgtgaagatgaagagaaagctCCCCATCACAGTGACCTCCATAAATACTACTCCTTGA
- the LOC115964152 gene encoding CDK5RAP1-like protein, giving the protein MASSFSSVLSHSRCGFSLRLLSGKKPQASFSRCFHHRTRRTLRKTIPLTLTLTLSRSFSQAQLSEGPSLRHFIAQASLTASEAQPNQLPASEITSRGRIYHETYGCQMNINDMEIVLSIMKNAGYSEIVHDPESAELIFINTCAIRDNAEQRVWQRLNYFWFLKRHWKSNVAIGRSHSICPPKVVVLGCMAERLKDKILDADKMVDVVCGPDAYRDLPRLLEEVDYGQKGINTLLSLEETYADISPVRISKNSVTAFVSVMRGCNNMCSFCIVPFTRGRERSRPVESIVKEVGELWKEGVKEITILGQNVNSYNDASGDENEVEPGTNWRLSEGFSSTCKVKKMGLRFSDLLDRLSTEFPEMRFRYTSPHPKDFPDDLLYLMRERHNICKYIHLPAQTGNSAVLERMRRGYTREAYLDLVQKIRRIIPDVGISSDFICGFCGETEEEHEDTVTLIKTVGYDMAYMFAYSMREKTHAHRNYIDDVPEEVKQRRLTELIEAFRESTGQCFDSQVGTVQLVLVEGPNKRAPDTELIGKSDRGHRVSFVNLPVPHWDDDFNGKRNPIVGDYVEVRILKSSRASLFGEALAVTKLSSFYNYLGEEAVACESRT; this is encoded by the exons atGGCGTCGTCGTTCTCCTCCGTCCTCAGCCACAGTCGATGCGGCTTCAGTCTCAGGCTTCTCTCGGGAAAGAAGCCCCAGGCTTCCTTTTCCCGGTGCTTCCACCACCGCACGCGACGGACACTCCGCAAAACCAttcctctcactctcactctcactctctccagAAGCTTCTCCCAAGCCCAACTTTCGGAGGGCCCAAGCCTCCGCCACTTCATCGCTCAAGCTTCTCTCACCGCCTCCGAAGCCCAGCCCAA CCAATTGCCTGCTTCAGAAATTACTTCAAGAGGGCGTATCTATCATGAGACTTATGGTTGTCAAATGAATATTAATGATATGGAGATTGTCCTATCGATCATGAAGAATGCCGGGTATAGTGAAATTGTGCATGATCCTGAGAGTGCAGAACTCATTTTTATCAACACTTGTGCTATCAGGGATAATGCAGAACAAAGGGTGTGGCAAAGGCttaattatttttggtttcttaaGAGGCACTGGAAGAGCAATGTTGCTATTGGAAGGTCACACTCCATCTGCCCTCCAAAAGTAGTTGTCTTGGGATGTATGGCTGAGAGGTTAAAGGACAAGATACTAGATGCAGACAAAATGGTTGATGTGGTCTGTGGACCTGACGCTTACAGAGACTTGCCACGATTGTTAGAAGAGGTAGACTATGGCCAAAAAGGGATCAATACTCTTCTTTCACTTGAAGAGACTTATGCTGACATTAGCCCAGTTCGAATCTCCAAAAATTCAGTTACTGCTTTTGTCTCAGTGATGAGGGGTTGCAATAATATGTGCTCATTTTGCATTGTTCCTTTCACTAGAGGCAGAGAGCGTTCACGCCCTGTAGAGTCAATAGTGAAGGAGGTGGGAGAGCTTTGGAAAGAAGGTGTGAAAGAGATAACAATTCTTGGCCAGAATGTAAACAGCTATAATGATGCTTCTGGAGATGAAAATGAAGTTGAACCAGGAACTAATTGGAGATTAAGTGAAGGCTTTTCCAGCACGTGCAAGGTGAAAAAAATGGGTTTACGTTTTTCTGATCTCTTAGATCGGCTTTCCACAGAATTTCCTGAGATGCGGTTCAGATACACATCCCCACATCCTAAAGATTTCCCTGATGATTTACTGTATCTAATGCGAGAGAGACATAATATTTGCAAATACATCCATTTACCTGCACAAACTGGGAATAGCGCAGTACTTGAAAGAATGCGTCGGGGATATACCCGAGAGGCGTACTTGGATCTTGTGCAAAAGATACGAAGAATTATTCCAGATGTGGGAATAAGCAGTGATTTCATATGTG GTTTCTGTGGAGAAACAGAGGAGGAACATGAAGACACGGTAACCCTTATTAAGACTGTTGGTTATGATATGGCATACATGTTTGCATATAGCATGAGGGAGAAGACTCATGCCCACAGAAACTACATTGATGATGTTCCTGAGGAAGTCAAGCAGAGGCGACTGACCGAACTAATTGAGGCTTTCCGTGAGAGCACAGGTCAATGTTTCGACTCCCAGGTTGGAACTGTCCAACTTGTGCTGGTTGAGGGACCCAATAAGAGAGCTCCTGATACAGAGCTTATTGGCAAGAGTGATAGAGGCCATAGAGTTTCATTTGTTAATCTGCCAGTACCACATTGGGATGATGATTTTAATGGAAAACGGAATCCCATAGTTGGTGATTATGTGGAAGTTCGTATATTGAAGTCTTCCCGAGCATCACTCTTTGGAGAGGCACTTGCAGTAACTAAATTGAGTTCATTTTACAACTATCTGGGTGAAGAAGCTGTTGCTTGTGAAAGCAGAACTTGA
- the LOC115963181 gene encoding D-2-hydroxyglutarate dehydrogenase, mitochondrial-like isoform X4, which translates to MQKWRATRRLLLNSYSSKSRFDHPRSNPISDHSTTISRSSSGFESWTSRILHYRHFATAMIQRNPSFSTLNSNDINHFKGILGDKNVIEDEDTLLSANTDWMRKYKGSSKLLLQPRTTQEVSEVLKYCNSRRLAVVPQGGNTGVVGGSVPVFDEVIINVGSMKQVISLDKVSGVLVCEAGCILENLVSFLDNQGFIMPLDLGAKGSCQIGGNVSTNAGGLRLVRYGSLHGTVLGIEAVLANGDVLDMLGTLRKDNTGYDLKHLFIGSEGSLGIVTKVSILTPPKLSSVNLAFLACKDYSSCQKLLFEAKRRLGEILSAFEFLDNESLNLALNHLEGVRNPLPPAMHNFYVLIETTGSDETYDKEKLEAFLLRSMEVGLISDGVIAQDINQASSFWRIREGVPEALMKAGAIYKYDLSLPVETMYNLVEEMRTKLGNSAKVIGFGHLGDGNLHLNISTPQYDDAILAQIEPFVYEWTSKQRGSISAEHGLGLMKANKIFYSKSHETVQLMASIKKLMDPNGILNPYKVLPHSI; encoded by the exons ATGCAGAAGTGGAGAGCTACACGTCGTCTCCTCCTCAACAGTTACTCATCCAAGTCCCGCTTTGATCATCCTCGATCCAATCCAATTTCTGATCATTCCACGACAATTTCCCGCTCTTCCTCAG gttttgaatcATGGACAAGCAGAATCCTCCACTACAGACACTTTGCTACAGCGATGATTCAAAGAAACCCATCGTTTTCAACGTTGAATTCCAATGATATCAACCATTTCAAAGGTATATTAGGCGATAAAAATGTGATTGAAGATGAAGACACGCTTCTCTCTGCAAACACTGATTGGATGCGAAAATATAAGGGCTCCAGTAAGCTTTTGCTACAACCTAGAACCACTCAAGAG GTCTCTGAGGTTCTTAAATACTGTAATTCGAGACGCTTAGCTGTTGTTCCTCAAGGTGGAAATACTGGCGTTGTAGGCGGAAGTGTTCCTGTCTTTGATGAA GTCATTATCAATGTTGGTTCAATGAAACAGGTCATATCTCTTGACAAG GTCAGTGGTGTATTGGTATGTGAAGCAGGATGCATTTTGGAAAATCTGGTTTCTTTCCTAGACAACCAGGG ATTTATTATGCCACTGGACTTAGGTGCAAAAGGAAGCTGCCAGATTGGTGGAAATGTTTCAACTAATGCTGGTGGTTTACGTCTTGTCCGTTATGGATCTCTTCATGGAACTGTACTAG GCATTGAGGCTGTTTTAGCAAATGGTGATGTGCTTGACATGCTAGGGACTCTCAGGAAAGATAATACTGGGTATGATTTAAAGCATTTGTTTATAG GAAGTGAAGGATCCTTAGGAATTGTAACTAAGGTTTCAATTCTCACTCCTCCAAAGCTATCTTCAGTGAATCTAGCTTTTCTTGCATGTAAAGACTATTCCAGCTGCCAG AAACTTCTATTTGAAGCGAAGAGAAGACTTGGGGAGATTTTATCTGCATTTGAATTTTTAGATAATGAGTCACTAAATCTG GCTCTGAATCATTTAGAAGGTGTAAGGAATCCATTACCTCCCGCAATGCACAACTTCTATGTTCTGATTGAGACAACAGGAAGTGATGAAACTTATGACAA AGAAAAGCTTGAAGCTTTCCTACTTCGGTCAATGGAAGTTGGTTTGATTTCTGATGGTGTTATTGCACAAGACATAAACCAAGCTTCATCATTTTGGCGTATTCGTGAG GGTGTACCAGAGGCACTCATGAAAGCAGGAGCTATTTACAAATATGACTTGTCATTACCTGTTGAAACGATGTACAATCTTGTAGAGGAAATGCGAACAAAACTTG GTAATTCAGCTAAAGTAATTGGATTTGGCCACCTTGGAGATGGGAATTTGCATCTTAATATTTCAACTCCACAGTATGATGATGCG ATTTTAGCACAAATTGAACCCTTTGTCTATGAATGGACATCTAAGCAGCGGGGAAGTATTAGTGCAGAGCATGGCTTGGGACTGATGAAGGCTAATAAGATTTTCTACAGCAAGTCACATGAAACC GTGCAACTAATGGCTTCAATCAAGAAGTTGATGGACCCCAATGGGATACTGAACCCATATAAAGTTCTTCCACACTCAATTTAA
- the LOC115963181 gene encoding D-2-hydroxyglutarate dehydrogenase, mitochondrial-like isoform X1, whose translation MQKWRATRRLLLNSYSSKSRFDHPRSNPISDHSTTISRSSSGFESWTSRILHYRHFATAMIQRNPSFSTLNSNDINHFKGILGDKNVIEDEDTLLSANTDWMRKYKGSSKLLLQPRTTQEVSEVLKYCNSRRLAVVPQGGNTGVVGGSVPVFDEVIINVGSMKQVISLDKVSGVLVCEAGCILENLVSFLDNQGFIMPLDLGAKGSCQIGGNVSTNAGGLRLVRYGSLHGTVLGIEAVLANGDVLDMLGTLRKDNTGYDLKHLFIGSEGSLGIVTKVSILTPPKLSSVNLAFLACKDYSSCQKLLFEAKRRLGEILSAFEFLDNESLNLALNHLEGVRNPLPPAMHNFYVLIETTGSDETYDKEKLEAFLLRSMEVGLISDGVIAQDINQASSFWRIREERIPSLHMGVPEALMKAGAIYKYDLSLPVETMYNLVEEMRTKLGNSAKVIGFGHLGDGNLHLNISTPQYDDAILAQIEPFVYEWTSKQRGSISAEHGLGLMKANKIFYSKSHETVQLMASIKKLMDPNGILNPYKVLPHSI comes from the exons ATGCAGAAGTGGAGAGCTACACGTCGTCTCCTCCTCAACAGTTACTCATCCAAGTCCCGCTTTGATCATCCTCGATCCAATCCAATTTCTGATCATTCCACGACAATTTCCCGCTCTTCCTCAG gttttgaatcATGGACAAGCAGAATCCTCCACTACAGACACTTTGCTACAGCGATGATTCAAAGAAACCCATCGTTTTCAACGTTGAATTCCAATGATATCAACCATTTCAAAGGTATATTAGGCGATAAAAATGTGATTGAAGATGAAGACACGCTTCTCTCTGCAAACACTGATTGGATGCGAAAATATAAGGGCTCCAGTAAGCTTTTGCTACAACCTAGAACCACTCAAGAG GTCTCTGAGGTTCTTAAATACTGTAATTCGAGACGCTTAGCTGTTGTTCCTCAAGGTGGAAATACTGGCGTTGTAGGCGGAAGTGTTCCTGTCTTTGATGAA GTCATTATCAATGTTGGTTCAATGAAACAGGTCATATCTCTTGACAAG GTCAGTGGTGTATTGGTATGTGAAGCAGGATGCATTTTGGAAAATCTGGTTTCTTTCCTAGACAACCAGGG ATTTATTATGCCACTGGACTTAGGTGCAAAAGGAAGCTGCCAGATTGGTGGAAATGTTTCAACTAATGCTGGTGGTTTACGTCTTGTCCGTTATGGATCTCTTCATGGAACTGTACTAG GCATTGAGGCTGTTTTAGCAAATGGTGATGTGCTTGACATGCTAGGGACTCTCAGGAAAGATAATACTGGGTATGATTTAAAGCATTTGTTTATAG GAAGTGAAGGATCCTTAGGAATTGTAACTAAGGTTTCAATTCTCACTCCTCCAAAGCTATCTTCAGTGAATCTAGCTTTTCTTGCATGTAAAGACTATTCCAGCTGCCAG AAACTTCTATTTGAAGCGAAGAGAAGACTTGGGGAGATTTTATCTGCATTTGAATTTTTAGATAATGAGTCACTAAATCTG GCTCTGAATCATTTAGAAGGTGTAAGGAATCCATTACCTCCCGCAATGCACAACTTCTATGTTCTGATTGAGACAACAGGAAGTGATGAAACTTATGACAA AGAAAAGCTTGAAGCTTTCCTACTTCGGTCAATGGAAGTTGGTTTGATTTCTGATGGTGTTATTGCACAAGACATAAACCAAGCTTCATCATTTTGGCGTATTCGTGAG GAAAGAATACCCAGTCTTCATATG GGTGTACCAGAGGCACTCATGAAAGCAGGAGCTATTTACAAATATGACTTGTCATTACCTGTTGAAACGATGTACAATCTTGTAGAGGAAATGCGAACAAAACTTG GTAATTCAGCTAAAGTAATTGGATTTGGCCACCTTGGAGATGGGAATTTGCATCTTAATATTTCAACTCCACAGTATGATGATGCG ATTTTAGCACAAATTGAACCCTTTGTCTATGAATGGACATCTAAGCAGCGGGGAAGTATTAGTGCAGAGCATGGCTTGGGACTGATGAAGGCTAATAAGATTTTCTACAGCAAGTCACATGAAACC GTGCAACTAATGGCTTCAATCAAGAAGTTGATGGACCCCAATGGGATACTGAACCCATATAAAGTTCTTCCACACTCAATTTAA
- the LOC115963181 gene encoding D-2-hydroxyglutarate dehydrogenase, mitochondrial-like isoform X5, whose amino-acid sequence MKTRFSLQTLIGCENIRAPVSEVLKYCNSRRLAVVPQGGNTGVVGGSVPVFDEVIINVGSMKQVISLDKVSGVLVCEAGCILENLVSFLDNQGFIMPLDLGAKGSCQIGGNVSTNAGGLRLVRYGSLHGTVLGIEAVLANGDVLDMLGTLRKDNTGYDLKHLFIGSEGSLGIVTKVSILTPPKLSSVNLAFLACKDYSSCQKLLFEAKRRLGEILSAFEFLDNESLNLALNHLEGVRNPLPPAMHNFYVLIETTGSDETYDKEKLEAFLLRSMEVGLISDGVIAQDINQASSFWRIREERIPSLHMGVPEALMKAGAIYKYDLSLPVETMYNLVEEMRTKLGNSAKVIGFGHLGDGNLHLNISTPQYDDAILAQIEPFVYEWTSKQRGSISAEHGLGLMKANKIFYSKSHETVQLMASIKKLMDPNGILNPYKVLPHSI is encoded by the exons ATGAAGACACGCTTCTCTCTGCAAACACTGATTGGATGCGAAAATATAAGGGCTCCA GTCTCTGAGGTTCTTAAATACTGTAATTCGAGACGCTTAGCTGTTGTTCCTCAAGGTGGAAATACTGGCGTTGTAGGCGGAAGTGTTCCTGTCTTTGATGAA GTCATTATCAATGTTGGTTCAATGAAACAGGTCATATCTCTTGACAAG GTCAGTGGTGTATTGGTATGTGAAGCAGGATGCATTTTGGAAAATCTGGTTTCTTTCCTAGACAACCAGGG ATTTATTATGCCACTGGACTTAGGTGCAAAAGGAAGCTGCCAGATTGGTGGAAATGTTTCAACTAATGCTGGTGGTTTACGTCTTGTCCGTTATGGATCTCTTCATGGAACTGTACTAG GCATTGAGGCTGTTTTAGCAAATGGTGATGTGCTTGACATGCTAGGGACTCTCAGGAAAGATAATACTGGGTATGATTTAAAGCATTTGTTTATAG GAAGTGAAGGATCCTTAGGAATTGTAACTAAGGTTTCAATTCTCACTCCTCCAAAGCTATCTTCAGTGAATCTAGCTTTTCTTGCATGTAAAGACTATTCCAGCTGCCAG AAACTTCTATTTGAAGCGAAGAGAAGACTTGGGGAGATTTTATCTGCATTTGAATTTTTAGATAATGAGTCACTAAATCTG GCTCTGAATCATTTAGAAGGTGTAAGGAATCCATTACCTCCCGCAATGCACAACTTCTATGTTCTGATTGAGACAACAGGAAGTGATGAAACTTATGACAA AGAAAAGCTTGAAGCTTTCCTACTTCGGTCAATGGAAGTTGGTTTGATTTCTGATGGTGTTATTGCACAAGACATAAACCAAGCTTCATCATTTTGGCGTATTCGTGAG GAAAGAATACCCAGTCTTCATATG GGTGTACCAGAGGCACTCATGAAAGCAGGAGCTATTTACAAATATGACTTGTCATTACCTGTTGAAACGATGTACAATCTTGTAGAGGAAATGCGAACAAAACTTG GTAATTCAGCTAAAGTAATTGGATTTGGCCACCTTGGAGATGGGAATTTGCATCTTAATATTTCAACTCCACAGTATGATGATGCG ATTTTAGCACAAATTGAACCCTTTGTCTATGAATGGACATCTAAGCAGCGGGGAAGTATTAGTGCAGAGCATGGCTTGGGACTGATGAAGGCTAATAAGATTTTCTACAGCAAGTCACATGAAACC GTGCAACTAATGGCTTCAATCAAGAAGTTGATGGACCCCAATGGGATACTGAACCCATATAAAGTTCTTCCACACTCAATTTAA